The following are encoded together in the Streptomyces flavofungini genome:
- a CDS encoding DUF6114 domain-containing protein, translating into MSAEAQVGLGNRLGRMRQSFRGWRGQRPFWGGLLTLLGGIPIMYFPYANLTLGTMTIRMATTAGAGSLIIGVLLVVLGLTMWFQPMSRVFAGVAAILLALVSLVVSNFGGFVMGFLLALIGGALGVSWMPFKPEKRSRRGARTPDAGGPDDGAPQPAAAGAANGAVPETGGATDDFSGTSPMNGTNGRNRAG; encoded by the coding sequence ATGAGCGCCGAAGCGCAAGTGGGCCTTGGCAACAGGCTTGGCCGGATGCGCCAATCGTTCCGAGGGTGGCGCGGTCAGCGCCCGTTCTGGGGTGGACTGCTGACACTGCTCGGCGGCATCCCGATCATGTACTTCCCCTATGCGAACCTCACCCTGGGCACGATGACCATCCGGATGGCGACCACCGCCGGCGCCGGATCGCTGATCATCGGCGTGCTGCTGGTCGTGCTCGGCCTGACCATGTGGTTCCAGCCGATGTCCCGCGTGTTCGCGGGCGTCGCGGCGATCCTGCTCGCCCTGGTCTCCCTGGTGGTGTCCAACTTCGGTGGCTTCGTCATGGGCTTCCTGCTCGCCCTCATCGGCGGTGCGCTCGGCGTCTCCTGGATGCCGTTCAAGCCCGAGAAGCGCTCCAGGCGCGGCGCGCGGACGCCCGACGCCGGGGGACCCGACGACGGGGCTCCGCAGCCCGCGGCCGCGGGGGCCGCGAACGGAGCCGTACCGGAGACGGGCGGTGCGACCGACGACTTCTCAGGAACGAGCCCGATGAACGGGACGAACGGGAGGAACCGTGCCGGCTGA
- a CDS encoding DUF6230 family protein, translating to MESVARGGTRWKRFAVVMVPSVAATAAIGVALSQGALAASFSVSGQQFKVTADRLDGTGFVQYGGMDSGKSGNHPVAVVGMDSAKITNLCQSVVVPVPVFGDVSMVLKAGGKGSPRVEAKKLYIDADDLKANATFTNVDIGVSIDRTTKGPGPAKGDKYVPDSFAQQADKVRFTDVKQRAWATTAGTFKLSGLGMSVKKGKHECY from the coding sequence ATGGAGTCCGTGGCTCGTGGCGGAACCAGATGGAAGCGGTTCGCCGTGGTCATGGTGCCGAGCGTCGCGGCGACGGCCGCGATAGGCGTGGCCCTCTCGCAGGGTGCGCTCGCGGCATCGTTCAGTGTGTCCGGTCAGCAGTTCAAGGTGACCGCGGATCGGCTCGACGGTACGGGATTCGTCCAGTACGGCGGGATGGACAGCGGCAAGTCGGGCAACCACCCGGTCGCCGTCGTCGGCATGGATTCGGCGAAGATCACCAACCTCTGCCAGTCCGTGGTCGTCCCGGTCCCGGTCTTCGGCGATGTGTCGATGGTCCTCAAGGCCGGCGGCAAGGGCAGCCCGAGGGTCGAGGCGAAGAAGCTCTACATCGACGCCGACGACCTGAAGGCCAACGCGACCTTCACCAACGTCGACATCGGTGTCTCGATCGACCGTACGACGAAGGGCCCGGGTCCGGCCAAGGGCGACAAGTACGTCCCGGACTCGTTCGCGCAGCAGGCCGACAAGGTCCGCTTCACGGATGTGAAGCAGCGTGCGTGGGCGACCACCGCCGGCACCTTCAAGCTCTCTGGCCTCGGCATGTCGGTCAAGAAGGGCAAGCACGAGTGCTACTGA
- a CDS encoding tetratricopeptide repeat protein, with amino-acid sequence MQPRNMSMSGVVDLAAVKAAQEAKAKAEQARAEAARQGGAGAGAGVSPASLVIDVDEAGFERDVLQRSTEVPVVIDFWAEWCEPCKQLSPLLERLTQEYNGRFVLAKIDVDANQMLMQQFGVQGIPAVFAVVAGQALPLFQGAAPEAQIRQTLDQLIQVGEERFGLTGLVVDPNASGDESQPAPAPAGPYDALLEAAVQALDAGDLGGAVQAYKNVLSDDPGNTEAKLGLAQAELLRRVQDLDPAVVRKDAAEKPADAAAQIAAADLDLVGGHVEDAFGRLVETVRRTAGDDRETARVRLLELFEVVGADDPRVTAARTALARVLF; translated from the coding sequence ATGCAGCCACGGAACATGTCCATGAGCGGAGTCGTCGACCTCGCCGCGGTGAAGGCGGCCCAGGAGGCCAAGGCGAAGGCGGAGCAGGCGCGCGCCGAAGCGGCCCGGCAGGGCGGCGCGGGCGCGGGTGCCGGGGTGTCTCCCGCGAGTCTCGTCATCGACGTCGACGAGGCGGGTTTCGAACGGGACGTCCTGCAGCGCTCCACCGAAGTGCCGGTCGTCATCGACTTCTGGGCCGAGTGGTGCGAGCCGTGCAAGCAGCTCAGCCCGCTCCTGGAGCGCCTGACGCAGGAGTACAACGGCCGGTTCGTCCTCGCGAAGATCGACGTCGACGCGAACCAGATGCTGATGCAGCAGTTCGGGGTGCAGGGCATCCCGGCGGTCTTCGCGGTGGTGGCGGGCCAGGCCCTGCCGCTCTTCCAGGGCGCGGCCCCCGAGGCGCAGATCCGCCAGACCCTGGACCAGCTGATCCAGGTCGGCGAGGAGCGCTTCGGCCTGACCGGCCTCGTCGTCGACCCGAACGCCTCCGGTGACGAGTCGCAGCCCGCCCCCGCCCCGGCCGGACCCTATGACGCCCTGCTCGAAGCGGCCGTCCAGGCCCTGGACGCGGGCGACCTCGGCGGCGCCGTCCAGGCGTACAAGAACGTGCTGAGCGACGACCCCGGCAACACCGAGGCCAAGCTCGGCCTCGCCCAGGCCGAACTGCTGCGCCGGGTGCAGGACCTGGACCCCGCCGTGGTCCGCAAGGACGCCGCGGAGAAGCCCGCCGACGCGGCGGCCCAGATCGCCGCGGCCGACCTGGACCTGGTCGGCGGCCATGTCGAGGACGCCTTCGGGCGCCTGGTCGAGACGGTCCGGCGCACCGCCGGTGACGACCGGGAGACCGCGCGCGTGCGGCTGCTCGAACTCTTCGAGGTCGTCGGCGCCGACGACCCGCGCGTGACGGCGGCCCGCACGGCGCTCGCCCGGGTGCTCTTCTGA
- a CDS encoding TetR/AcrR family transcriptional regulator produces MQSRNTPPTRPGGRPRSTEADTAILEATRQALVDLGWTKLTLGDVATRAGVAKTTLYRRWAGKSELVVDAVAELFDELELPDRGSLAADIEGVVLQFAALLGRPETRTALMAVVAESTTDGPLRERIRTSIVERQKRLVLEGRERAQARGELPVESDPETAGRTADLIFDVTAGAVVHRALVSAEPVDVEWAHRFTTLLLGGLAATTTAP; encoded by the coding sequence ATGCAGAGCCGCAACACACCGCCGACGCGCCCCGGAGGTCGCCCCCGCAGCACCGAGGCGGACACCGCCATCCTCGAAGCGACCAGACAGGCCCTGGTCGACCTCGGCTGGACCAAGCTGACCCTGGGCGACGTGGCGACCCGGGCGGGGGTCGCCAAGACCACCCTCTACCGGCGCTGGGCGGGCAAGAGCGAGCTGGTCGTGGACGCGGTGGCCGAGCTCTTCGACGAGCTGGAGCTGCCCGACCGGGGCAGCCTCGCGGCCGACATCGAGGGCGTGGTGCTCCAGTTCGCCGCGCTGCTCGGGCGCCCCGAGACCAGGACGGCCCTGATGGCGGTGGTCGCCGAGTCCACGACGGACGGCCCGCTGCGCGAGCGGATCCGCACGTCCATCGTGGAGCGGCAGAAACGCCTGGTCCTGGAGGGCCGCGAGCGCGCCCAGGCCCGCGGCGAACTTCCCGTGGAGTCCGACCCCGAGACGGCGGGCCGCACCGCGGACCTCATCTTCGACGTGACGGCGGGCGCGGTGGTGCACCGGGCGCTGGTCAGCGCGGAACCGGTGGACGTGGAGTGGGCCCACCGGTTCACGACGCTGCTGTTGGGGGGCTTGGCGGCGACAACGACAGCCCCTTGA
- a CDS encoding GDP-mannose 4,6-dehydratase, giving the protein MNALALAPFSWHDRTVLVTGAEGFIGSTLVDLLLERGARVRAFAHYKPYGDKGHLAHLAGDPRVELIAGDVRDAGRVMDAVDGCDTVFHLAALIGIPYSYDSPGAYVQTNVVGTENIAEACRRTSVRRLVHTSTSEVYGTALTVPISESHPLQPQSPYSASKIGADMTALSHWHAFELPVTVVRPFNTYGPRQSARAVIPTILAQLHSGAREIKLGSLSPTRDFTYVTDTARGFLAMAEAERTLGQVVNLGVGREISIGDLAQELIAASGRDAVVVADPARMRPAGSEVERLLSDNSRARELSGWVPEVSLREGLKLTSAWVAENLHLFAADRYQV; this is encoded by the coding sequence ATGAACGCCCTCGCCCTTGCCCCCTTCTCCTGGCACGACCGCACCGTCCTCGTCACCGGTGCCGAGGGCTTCATCGGCTCCACGCTCGTCGATCTGCTCCTCGAACGCGGCGCTAGGGTCCGCGCCTTCGCGCACTACAAGCCGTACGGCGACAAGGGGCACCTCGCGCACCTCGCCGGGGACCCGCGCGTCGAGTTGATCGCCGGTGACGTGCGCGACGCCGGGCGCGTCATGGACGCCGTCGACGGCTGCGACACCGTCTTCCACCTCGCCGCGCTCATCGGGATCCCGTACTCCTACGACTCACCCGGCGCGTACGTGCAGACCAACGTCGTCGGTACGGAGAACATCGCCGAGGCCTGCCGCAGGACGTCCGTGCGCCGGCTCGTCCACACCTCCACCAGCGAGGTGTACGGGACCGCGCTGACCGTTCCGATCAGCGAGAGCCACCCCCTCCAGCCGCAGTCGCCGTACTCCGCGTCGAAGATCGGCGCCGACATGACCGCGCTGTCCCACTGGCACGCCTTCGAGCTGCCCGTCACGGTCGTGCGGCCCTTCAACACGTACGGGCCGCGCCAGTCGGCGCGCGCGGTGATCCCCACGATCCTGGCCCAACTGCACTCCGGGGCACGGGAGATCAAGCTGGGCTCGCTCTCGCCGACCCGTGACTTCACCTATGTCACGGACACGGCGCGCGGCTTCCTCGCGATGGCCGAGGCCGAGCGGACCCTGGGCCAGGTGGTCAACCTCGGCGTGGGCCGGGAGATATCCATCGGGGACCTGGCCCAGGAGCTCATCGCCGCGAGTGGGCGGGACGCCGTCGTCGTCGCCGATCCCGCCCGGATGCGGCCTGCTGGGAGTGAGGTGGAGAGGTTGCTCTCCGACAACTCGCGGGCGCGAGAGCTTTCGGGGTGGGTGCCCGAAGTCTCCCTGCGGGAGGGGCTGAAGCTGACCTCTGCGTGGGTCGCCGAGAACCTCCACCTGTTCGCGGCTGACCGATACCAGGTTTGA
- a CDS encoding UDP-N-acetylglucosamine--N-acetylmuramyl-(pentapeptide) pyrophosphoryl-undecaprenol N-acetylglucosamine transferase has translation MRTPVTSATARAAATHTYRPLSVVIGAGGTGGHIYPGLALADALRRAVPDAVISFVGTERGLETRLIPEAGYRLHTVDMIPFDPSLGARRYLLPAALVKSGAQCRAILREQGAQVAVGMGGYPSAPVIVGARMAGLPSLIHESNAVPGRANRFAARLTPHIAVAFDRSRAHLPGGDRATTTGMPIAAALAALDRDALRAEARRTLGVPEGARLLLFNGGSLGAARLTEAALGLAARWRWRGDVSLLVKTGPAALDETRRRLAQDGGDAVAHAVPYLDRMDLAYAAADLVVCRAGSATVAELAATGVPAVLVPYPHAPGDHQTHNARVLSDAGAGLLLPDAETTADRLAALLEPLLAEPARLAAMSGAADPGPHARAADLLAERVLRLTHHTDHLEYAA, from the coding sequence ATGAGAACTCCCGTCACCTCCGCCACGGCCCGCGCCGCGGCGACCCACACGTACAGGCCGCTGTCCGTCGTGATCGGCGCGGGCGGCACCGGCGGCCACATCTATCCGGGCCTCGCCCTCGCCGACGCCCTGCGCCGGGCCGTGCCGGACGCGGTGATCTCCTTCGTGGGCACCGAGCGCGGCCTGGAGACCCGGCTCATCCCCGAGGCCGGGTACCGGCTGCACACCGTCGACATGATCCCCTTCGACCCGTCCCTCGGCGCCCGCCGCTATCTGCTGCCCGCCGCCCTGGTGAAGTCCGGCGCCCAGTGCCGGGCCATCCTGCGCGAGCAGGGCGCGCAGGTCGCCGTCGGCATGGGCGGCTACCCGAGCGCCCCCGTCATCGTCGGCGCCCGCATGGCAGGCCTGCCCAGCCTCATCCACGAGTCCAACGCGGTGCCCGGCCGTGCCAACCGCTTCGCCGCCCGCCTCACCCCGCACATCGCCGTCGCCTTCGACCGCAGCCGCGCCCATCTGCCCGGCGGCGACCGCGCCACCACCACCGGCATGCCCATCGCCGCCGCGCTCGCCGCCCTCGACCGGGACGCGCTGCGCGCCGAGGCCCGGCGCACCCTCGGCGTGCCGGAAGGGGCGCGCCTCCTGCTCTTCAACGGCGGCAGCCTCGGCGCCGCCCGGCTCACTGAGGCGGCCCTCGGGCTCGCCGCGCGCTGGCGGTGGCGCGGCGACGTATCCCTGCTGGTCAAGACCGGTCCCGCGGCCCTCGACGAGACACGGCGGCGGCTCGCGCAGGACGGCGGCGACGCCGTCGCCCACGCCGTGCCCTACCTGGACCGGATGGACCTCGCCTACGCCGCCGCCGACCTCGTCGTCTGCCGCGCGGGCTCCGCCACCGTCGCCGAACTCGCCGCGACCGGCGTGCCCGCCGTCCTCGTGCCCTACCCGCACGCCCCCGGCGACCACCAGACCCACAACGCGCGAGTCCTCTCCGACGCGGGCGCCGGGCTGCTCCTGCCCGACGCCGAGACCACCGCCGACCGGCTCGCCGCGCTCCTCGAACCGCTGCTCGCCGAGCCCGCGCGGCTCGCCGCGATGAGCGGCGCCGCGGACCCCGGGCCGCACGCCCGCGCCGCCGACCTGCTCGCTGAGCGGGTTCTGCGCCTCACCCACCACACCGATCACCTGGAGTACGCCGCATGA
- a CDS encoding response regulator transcription factor: MTPPPAHAAHASKVLVVDDDPEVRAAVEDALSVEGHLVRGAADGHRALTAVARWEPDLLVLDVKMPVLDGLAVCRRLRAAGDRTPVLVLTALDSVSDRVDGLDAGADDYLVKPFALDELVARVRALLRRAAPDPTGPGGPEADGDALSYGDLTLDTRTRTGERAGRRIEFSRTESTLLELLLRNSGQVLPRELIHEAVWGRDFGPDSNSLAVYVGYLRRKLEAGGEARLVHTVHGVGYRLGSP; the protein is encoded by the coding sequence ATGACGCCGCCGCCCGCGCACGCCGCGCACGCCTCTAAGGTCCTCGTCGTCGACGACGACCCCGAGGTGCGCGCCGCCGTCGAGGACGCCCTGAGCGTCGAGGGCCATCTGGTGCGCGGTGCCGCCGACGGCCACCGCGCGCTGACCGCGGTGGCCAGGTGGGAGCCGGACCTCCTGGTCCTGGACGTGAAGATGCCCGTGCTCGACGGCCTTGCCGTGTGCCGCAGGCTGCGCGCGGCGGGCGACCGCACCCCGGTGCTCGTCCTGACGGCCCTGGACTCGGTGAGCGACCGCGTCGACGGCCTGGACGCCGGCGCCGACGACTACCTGGTCAAGCCGTTCGCCCTGGACGAGCTGGTGGCGCGGGTCCGGGCGCTCCTGCGCCGCGCCGCCCCGGACCCGACGGGCCCCGGCGGCCCGGAGGCCGACGGCGACGCCCTGTCGTACGGCGATCTGACGCTCGACACCCGGACCCGCACCGGCGAGCGCGCCGGGCGCCGCATCGAGTTCAGCCGCACCGAGTCCACGCTCCTGGAACTGCTGCTCCGGAACTCCGGGCAGGTCCTGCCGCGCGAGCTGATCCACGAGGCCGTGTGGGGCCGGGACTTCGGGCCCGACTCCAACTCCCTCGCGGTGTACGTCGGCTATCTGCGCCGCAAACTGGAAGCCGGGGGCGAGGCGCGGCTCGTGCACACCGTGCACGGCGTGGGCTACCGGCTCGGTTCGCCGTGA
- a CDS encoding sensor histidine kinase has protein sequence MSAPGGGRSRALGARWRRRRPLRTRLAVAASAAVALVAICVCTASFFVLRYKLYQQLDQNLAQSATLAAQQHRSEEQGYGVLAGECRFLGAPACAQVVPAASADDPKKPYLLPVDRSTRQVAAGELASYYSNFTLPNGKPGRMLTTAHGKGAAVQVALRADIAERGVRQTAAILSVVGGAGVLLSALGGYWVSRTGLAPVARLTATAERIASTRDARHRIELPPGPPDGRGEDEVTRLAKAFNTMLGELEDSVAARRRLVADASHELRTPLTSLRTNAELLARADRLTAEQRDRASTALGRQLREVTGMVNDLIELARDEEPQPLLEEVRLAPLVEHVVNAAREHWPAIVFTCDVTPGAAALTLPGVPSRLSRLVTNLLDNAAKFSPAGAAVEVSLTTIGLTVRDHGPGIAPEDLPHVFDRFYRAERARALPGSGLGLAMARQIARAHGAELTAEHAPGGGALFRLTWPA, from the coding sequence GTGAGCGCCCCCGGAGGCGGCCGTAGCCGCGCCCTGGGCGCCCGCTGGCGGCGCCGCCGTCCGCTGCGCACCCGCCTCGCGGTGGCGGCGTCCGCCGCGGTGGCGCTGGTCGCGATCTGCGTCTGCACGGCGTCGTTCTTCGTGCTCCGCTACAAGCTCTACCAACAGCTGGACCAGAACCTGGCCCAGTCCGCGACCCTGGCCGCACAGCAGCACCGCTCCGAGGAGCAGGGTTACGGCGTGCTCGCGGGCGAGTGCCGCTTCCTGGGCGCTCCGGCCTGCGCGCAGGTGGTCCCGGCCGCCTCGGCCGACGACCCGAAGAAGCCGTACCTGCTGCCCGTGGACCGCTCGACACGGCAGGTCGCGGCGGGTGAACTCGCCTCGTACTACTCGAACTTCACCCTCCCCAACGGCAAACCGGGGCGCATGCTCACCACCGCCCACGGCAAGGGTGCGGCCGTCCAGGTGGCGCTGCGCGCCGACATCGCCGAGCGCGGGGTGCGGCAGACCGCCGCGATCCTTTCGGTGGTGGGCGGCGCGGGCGTGCTCCTGTCCGCGCTCGGCGGCTATTGGGTGTCCCGCACCGGCCTCGCGCCCGTCGCGCGGCTGACCGCGACGGCGGAGCGCATCGCGTCGACCCGGGACGCCCGGCACCGCATCGAGCTGCCGCCCGGGCCGCCCGACGGGCGCGGTGAGGACGAGGTGACGCGGCTCGCCAAGGCCTTCAACACCATGCTCGGCGAGCTGGAGGACTCGGTCGCGGCGCGCCGACGGCTCGTCGCCGACGCCTCGCACGAACTGCGTACGCCGCTGACGTCGTTGCGTACGAACGCGGAACTCCTCGCCCGCGCCGATCGCCTGACGGCGGAGCAGCGGGACCGGGCGTCGACCGCGCTCGGCCGACAGCTGCGCGAGGTCACCGGCATGGTCAACGACCTGATCGAGCTGGCCCGCGACGAGGAGCCGCAGCCGCTCCTGGAGGAGGTGCGCCTCGCCCCGCTGGTCGAGCACGTCGTGAACGCGGCGCGTGAGCACTGGCCCGCGATCGTCTTCACCTGCGACGTCACTCCCGGCGCGGCCGCCCTCACGCTGCCCGGAGTGCCGTCCCGGCTCTCCCGCCTGGTCACCAACCTCCTGGACAACGCGGCGAAGTTCAGCCCGGCCGGGGCGGCCGTCGAGGTCTCCCTGACCACGATCGGCCTGACCGTCCGCGACCACGGCCCCGGCATCGCCCCGGAGGACCTGCCGCACGTCTTCGACCGCTTCTACCGCGCGGAACGGGCCCGCGCCCTGCCCGGCTCCGGCCTCGGCCTGGCCATGGCCCGCCAGATCGCACGGGCCCACGGCGCGGAACTGACGGCGGAACACGCGCCCGGCGGGGGCGCGCTGTTCCGTCTTACGTGGCCCGCGTAG
- a CDS encoding DUF397 domain-containing protein, translating to MTTESPLWFKSSYSNNGGACIEIAANLVAAHGTVPIRDSKRPTGPVLAVATRAFADFVGGVKAGDFGAV from the coding sequence GTGACGACTGAATCCCCCCTCTGGTTCAAGTCCTCCTACAGCAACAACGGCGGCGCCTGCATAGAGATCGCCGCCAACCTCGTCGCCGCACACGGCACAGTCCCCATCCGCGACTCCAAGCGCCCGACCGGCCCCGTCCTGGCCGTCGCCACCCGCGCGTTCGCCGACTTCGTGGGCGGCGTGAAGGCCGGCGACTTCGGCGCCGTCTGA
- a CDS encoding helix-turn-helix domain-containing protein, which translates to MVNRKELDPDSSPKAAFGARVRSWREERGWTQDELAERMGYSSTHLSSIETGRKMPTLRLARRADVAFGAGDTFERAWRVVRNAGLLEGFPQFVDHEAEAAEIRLYEVGVMPGLLQTPEYATVLAQGAVKRGAITDEQAEERINLVAERQTALVRTPPPLIFAMLDESCIRRPIGEPAVMRAQFTRLLEFAEMPNTVLQVVPFDMGARRPFDLPVYLLTLPDRSLVSYAESAQRGHLERDSTFVLPLLRSYHQLQAEAPSQAASVAMLDQLRKGIS; encoded by the coding sequence TTGGTCAACCGCAAGGAGTTGGACCCGGACAGTTCGCCGAAAGCCGCCTTCGGGGCGCGTGTGCGCAGTTGGCGCGAGGAGCGCGGCTGGACCCAGGACGAGCTTGCCGAACGCATGGGGTATTCGAGTACGCACCTCTCGTCCATCGAAACTGGACGAAAGATGCCAACCTTGCGCCTCGCCCGCCGAGCGGACGTGGCCTTCGGCGCCGGAGACACGTTCGAACGCGCCTGGCGCGTGGTGCGGAACGCGGGCCTGCTGGAAGGGTTTCCGCAATTCGTGGACCACGAGGCGGAGGCCGCGGAGATCCGCCTCTATGAAGTGGGCGTCATGCCAGGGCTGCTTCAGACACCGGAGTACGCGACGGTGCTCGCGCAGGGCGCGGTGAAGCGCGGGGCGATCACGGACGAGCAGGCGGAGGAGCGGATCAACCTCGTGGCGGAGCGGCAGACCGCGCTCGTCCGGACCCCGCCACCGCTGATCTTCGCCATGCTGGACGAGAGCTGCATCCGTCGGCCCATCGGTGAACCCGCCGTCATGCGGGCCCAGTTCACCCGGCTTCTTGAGTTCGCCGAGATGCCGAACACCGTCTTGCAGGTGGTGCCGTTCGATATGGGGGCCCGGCGGCCGTTCGACTTGCCGGTGTACCTCCTGACGCTGCCGGACCGCTCGCTGGTGTCGTACGCGGAATCTGCCCAACGAGGCCATCTGGAACGGGACAGCACATTCGTTCTACCCCTGTTGAGGTCCTACCATCAGCTACAGGCCGAAGCCCCTTCTCAGGCGGCATCCGTGGCCATGCTCGACCAGTTACGAAAGGGCATCTCGTGA
- a CDS encoding acyl-CoA mutase large subunit family protein: protein MDADAIEEGRRRWQARYDAAKKRDADFTTLSGDPVEPAYGPRPGDTYEGFERIGWPGEYPFTRGLYPTGYRGRTWTIRQFAGFGNAEQTNERYKMILAAGGGGLSVAFDMPTLMGRDSDDPRALGEVGHCGVAIDSAADMEVLFKDIPLGDVTTSMTISGPAVPVFCMYLVAAERQGVDPGVLNGTLQTDIFKEYIAQKEWLFEPEPHLRLIGDLMEHCARDIPAYKPLSVSGYHIREAGATAAQELAYTLADGFGYVELGLSRGLDVDVFAPGLSFFFDAHVDFFEEIAKFRAARRIWARWMKDVYGAESDKAQWLRFHTQTAGVSLTAQQPYNNVVRTAVEALAAVLGGTNSLHTNALDETLALPSEQAAEIALRTQQVLMEETGVANVADPLGGSWYVEQLTDRIEADAEKIFEQIKERGRRAHPDGQHPIGPVTSGILRGIEDGWFTGEIAESAFQYQRSLEKGDKRVVGVNAHHGSVTGDLEILRVSHEVEREQVRVLADRKDRRDDARVRASLDAMLAAARDGSNMIAPMLDAVRAEATLGEICGALRDEWGVYVEPPGF from the coding sequence ATGGACGCTGACGCCATCGAAGAGGGCCGCCGCCGCTGGCAGGCCCGGTACGACGCCGCGAAGAAGCGCGACGCCGATTTCACGACGCTCTCCGGTGACCCGGTCGAGCCTGCCTACGGGCCCCGGCCCGGGGACACCTACGAGGGCTTCGAGCGCATCGGATGGCCCGGCGAGTATCCGTTCACGCGCGGCCTGTACCCCACGGGATACCGGGGGCGTACGTGGACGATCCGCCAGTTCGCGGGCTTCGGCAACGCCGAGCAGACGAACGAGCGGTACAAGATGATCCTCGCCGCCGGCGGTGGCGGCCTGAGCGTCGCCTTCGACATGCCGACGCTCATGGGCCGTGACTCCGACGACCCGCGCGCCCTCGGCGAGGTCGGCCACTGCGGCGTCGCCATCGACTCCGCCGCCGACATGGAGGTCCTGTTCAAGGACATCCCGCTCGGCGACGTCACGACGTCGATGACGATCAGCGGCCCCGCCGTCCCCGTCTTCTGCATGTACCTCGTCGCCGCCGAGCGGCAGGGCGTCGACCCGGGCGTGCTCAACGGCACGCTCCAGACCGACATCTTCAAGGAGTACATCGCGCAGAAGGAGTGGCTCTTCGAGCCCGAGCCCCACCTGCGCCTCATCGGCGACCTGATGGAGCACTGCGCCCGCGACATCCCCGCCTACAAGCCGCTCTCCGTCTCCGGGTACCACATCCGCGAGGCCGGGGCGACGGCCGCGCAGGAGCTGGCGTACACCCTCGCGGACGGCTTCGGCTACGTGGAGCTGGGCCTCAGCCGCGGCCTCGACGTCGACGTCTTCGCCCCCGGCCTCTCCTTCTTCTTCGACGCCCACGTCGACTTCTTCGAGGAGATCGCCAAGTTCCGAGCCGCCCGCCGGATCTGGGCCCGCTGGATGAAGGACGTGTACGGCGCGGAGTCCGACAAGGCGCAGTGGCTGCGCTTCCACACCCAGACCGCCGGTGTCTCGCTGACCGCCCAGCAGCCGTACAACAACGTCGTCCGCACCGCCGTGGAGGCCCTCGCCGCCGTCCTCGGCGGCACCAACTCCCTGCACACCAACGCCCTCGACGAGACCCTCGCCCTGCCCAGCGAGCAAGCCGCCGAGATCGCGCTGCGCACCCAGCAGGTCCTCATGGAGGAGACCGGCGTCGCCAACGTCGCCGACCCGCTCGGCGGTTCCTGGTACGTCGAGCAGCTCACCGACCGCATCGAGGCCGACGCCGAGAAGATCTTCGAGCAGATCAAGGAGCGGGGGCGGCGGGCGCACCCCGACGGACAGCACCCCATCGGGCCCGTCACCTCCGGCATCCTGCGCGGCATCGAGGACGGCTGGTTCACCGGCGAGATCGCCGAGTCCGCCTTCCAGTACCAGCGGTCCCTGGAGAAGGGCGACAAGCGGGTCGTCGGCGTCAACGCCCACCACGGCTCCGTTACCGGTGACCTGGAGATCCTGCGCGTCAGCCATGAGGTGGAGCGCGAGCAGGTGCGCGTCCTCGCCGACCGCAAGGACCGGCGCGACGACGCCCGGGTGCGGGCCTCGCTCGACGCGATGCTCGCCGCCGCGCGCGACGGGTCCAACATGATCGCCCCGATGCTGGACGCCGTCCGGGCCGAGGCCACCCTCGGGGAGATCTGTGGGGCGCTGCGCGACGAGTGGGGCGTGTACGTGGAGCCGCCCGGGTTCTAG
- a CDS encoding DUF3817 domain-containing protein, producing the protein MKRSVLTRYRVMAYVTAVMLLILCVCMVVKYGFDKGEGLTLAVSQIHGVLFIIYLVFAFDLGSKAKWPFGKLLWVLVSGTIPTAAFFVERKVVREVEPLLTEPATPLAKA; encoded by the coding sequence ATGAAACGCAGCGTGCTGACCCGCTATCGGGTAATGGCCTACGTCACCGCCGTCATGTTGTTGATCCTGTGCGTCTGCATGGTGGTCAAGTACGGCTTCGACAAGGGCGAGGGCCTGACGCTCGCGGTCTCCCAGATCCACGGCGTCCTCTTCATCATCTACCTGGTCTTCGCCTTCGACCTCGGCTCCAAGGCGAAGTGGCCGTTCGGCAAGCTGCTCTGGGTCCTTGTGTCCGGCACCATTCCCACGGCCGCCTTCTTCGTCGAGCGCAAGGTCGTCCGCGAGGTCGAGCCGCTGCTCACGGAGCCCGCGACCCCGCTCGCCAAGGCCTGA